One Helianthus annuus cultivar XRQ/B chromosome 12, HanXRQr2.0-SUNRISE, whole genome shotgun sequence genomic region harbors:
- the LOC110892901 gene encoding nodulin homeobox-like: protein MDVGSGFIGDEQNTFEMQQLDLFSAVKKLHVLSSKDLGKLIRDAKNGIIKYTINGSSFEINVENLGRPLVKWFKVFVEDMVVQEEMLNSIFSMIRVLSQLGKKINGLSQMVLYSALLSNSMYLLKAFISSEWKDIADVLLAHPEVVDFTTAALTAVRLTINLLQAKPTTQCINSRMQPNNEVYCLFHLCESSVQFIQSLCKQLLFRERLVEKKELCGGGAVFRLVQDTLNLPQHDDPFLESVVNRLKAKVLSIMLLLCQAESSSFMDMASSTPQGKGFAQVIEELDMMCDGDLKSQTNGLLLINAMKLTEVFSGASGFKTFTVHNLTELLTRVLSQPQREFLSTWCSYDPEPAEEEIVVDFNPTLAAGHVLGLTSEFNVQHSTWSNCQAPHVGKQAVSKNPNNPPKANNREI from the exons ATGGATGTTGGCAGCGGCTTTATAGGCGATGAACAG AATACTTTTGAAATGCAGCAACTTGATTTATTTTCTGCTGTCAAAAAGCTTCATGTATTAAGTTCTAAAGATCTTGGCAAGCTAATAAGAGATGCCAAAAATGGTATCATTAAATATACTATAAATGGATCATCTTTTGAG ATAAATGTGGAAAATCTAGGAAGACCTCTTGTTAAGTGGTTTAAA GTTTTTGTTGAAGATATGGTTGTACAAGAAGAGATGCTTAATTCCATATTTAGCATGATTCGTGTTCTTAGTCAGTTAGGAAAG AAAATTAATGGTCTAAGCCAAATGGTCCTGTACTCAGCGCTGTTGTCTAATAGTATGTATTTACTTAAAGCCTTCATTTCGTCAGAGTGGAAAGACATCGCTGATGTTCTACTTGCACATCCTGAG GTTGTCGACTTCACAACGGCAGCTCTTACTGCTGTCCGTTTAACTATTAATCTTCTTCAAGCGAAGCCGACAACACAGTGTATTAACTCTCGCATGCAGCCCAATAATGAAGTCTACtgtctcttccatctttgtgaatCTTCTGTGCAGTTTATTCAATCACTATGCAAACAACTGTTATTTCGGGAGCGCCTCGTTGAAAAAAAG gaactATGTGGAGGAGGTGCTGTTTTTCGGTTGGTTCAAGACACCTTAAACCTGCCACAGCATGATGATCCATTTCTTGAAAGTGTGGTTAATAGGCTTAAAGCAAAAGTTTTATCTATC ATGCTACTTCTTTGTCAAGCCGAAAGCTCATCTTTCATGGATATGGCTTCCAGCACCCCTCAAGGCAAGGGTTTTGCTCAG GTGATTGAAGAGCTAGATATGATGTGTGATGGGGATTTGAAAAGCCAAACAAATGGACTTTTGCTAATTAATGCAATGAAGCTAACAGAAGTATTCTCTGGTGCTTCTGGATTCAAAACTTTCACAGTCCATAACTTG ACAGAACTTTTGACCCGAGTGCTTTCACAGCCTCAAAGAGAGTTCTTATCCACTTGGTGTTCCTATGATCCTGAGCCTGCTGAAGAGGAGATTGTTGTGGATTTTAATCCCACATTAGCAGCTGGACATGTATTGGGTTTGACCTCAGAATTCAACGTCCAACATTCTACTTGGAGTAACTGTCAGGCTCCTCATGTTGGGAAACAAGCGGTCTCAAAGAATCCCAACAACCCTCCCAAAGCTAACAATAGAGAAATATAA